One genomic region from Candidatus Nitrosopumilus koreensis AR1 encodes:
- a CDS encoding cupredoxin domain-containing protein, with product MHYFFILSIILFSGSIPFAFADEYIVDIPFGAYNPELNTPAEVWYDPPLINVIVGDTITWYNDDRETHTVTSGDGPGRFGWMDNKNFGKPDGIFDSGEFSPGDSWSYKFEESGTFSYFCTIHPWMEGIVVVEKEIPDYPHDATGQKVEFPLLQYTPDLDLEVNLSWDPPVIKTHEKIQFVYQFYDPQTNSNLAEMKYDFVIFQNGQEIFRDEGLSQIGGDYRNFVFTDSGSIIVRIEGIHSPSLLAEESVTVFGGVESKEQRSVDFTAAVYDNPEKTTHETFHIKPAQRLTTYYELMIVIILIPAVMFIAVLFWLKKKPDVSKTKPGAVKV from the coding sequence ATGCATTATTTCTTCATACTTTCAATAATCCTATTCTCAGGCTCGATTCCTTTTGCTTTTGCAGATGAATACATAGTTGATATCCCGTTTGGTGCGTACAATCCCGAACTAAATACTCCTGCAGAAGTTTGGTATGACCCTCCTTTGATTAACGTCATTGTTGGAGATACAATAACTTGGTATAATGATGACAGAGAGACTCATACAGTTACTAGTGGTGATGGACCAGGGCGATTTGGTTGGATGGACAATAAAAATTTTGGAAAACCTGATGGGATATTTGATAGTGGAGAGTTTTCACCAGGAGACTCTTGGTCATACAAATTTGAAGAATCAGGAACTTTTTCTTATTTCTGCACAATTCATCCTTGGATGGAAGGAATTGTAGTTGTTGAAAAGGAGATTCCTGATTATCCACATGATGCAACAGGCCAAAAAGTTGAATTTCCTTTATTACAATATACTCCAGATTTAGATCTTGAAGTGAATCTGTCGTGGGATCCTCCGGTAATTAAAACACATGAAAAAATTCAATTTGTATATCAATTCTATGATCCACAAACAAATTCCAATCTTGCAGAAATGAAATATGATTTTGTTATTTTTCAAAATGGTCAAGAAATTTTCCGTGATGAAGGATTAAGTCAGATTGGTGGTGATTACAGAAATTTTGTTTTTACTGATTCTGGTTCAATCATAGTTAGAATAGAAGGAATTCACTCTCCATCGCTTTTAGCTGAGGAAAGTGTTACTGTGTTTGGTGGTGTAGAATCTAAAGAACAAAGATCAGTGGATTTCACTGCAGCAGTTTATGATAATCCAGAAAAGACTACTCATGAAACTTTTCATATTAAACCTGCACAAAGATTGACAACATATTACGAGTTGATGATTGTCATTATTCTTATTCCAGCTGTAATGTTTATTGCGGTATTATTTTGGTTGAAGAAGAAACCTGATGTATCAAAAACCAAACCTGGGGCTGTTAAAGTCTAA
- a CDS encoding ATP-binding protein, producing the protein MPVGIIPDISEQMCIGCALCVEICTTLGPDVLRVKPVEGWKRGKAFVFYPERCISDGACIGVCPTKAIFWMRPMDFTVGQPVPLHKDSVFVKGWTELID; encoded by the coding sequence ATGCCAGTAGGAATTATTCCAGACATAAGCGAACAAATGTGTATCGGATGCGCACTATGTGTAGAAATCTGTACAACACTTGGTCCAGATGTCCTTAGAGTAAAACCAGTTGAAGGCTGGAAGAGAGGTAAAGCATTTGTCTTTTACCCAGAAAGATGTATTTCTGATGGTGCATGCATCGGTGTATGCCCAACAAAAGCAATCTTTTGGATGAGACCAATGGACTTTACTGTTGGACAACCAGTTCCACTCCACAAAGATTCAGTCTTCGTAAAAGGTTGGACCGAATTAATCGATTAG
- a CDS encoding transcription factor S encodes MKFCPKCEVKLKKGTSGLQCSKCGYTEGQEEKQAKKIIENEQEESILAFEGNEGEESHPTIKIECEKCGHDEAVWWMLQTRSADEPTTQFYRCTKCKNTWRNYA; translated from the coding sequence TTGAAATTTTGCCCCAAATGTGAGGTTAAATTAAAAAAAGGTACCTCTGGCCTTCAATGCTCAAAATGTGGTTATACAGAAGGACAAGAAGAAAAGCAGGCCAAAAAAATTATTGAAAACGAACAAGAAGAATCCATTTTGGCTTTTGAAGGAAATGAGGGAGAAGAATCTCATCCAACCATCAAAATTGAATGTGAAAAATGTGGACATGATGAAGCAGTTTGGTGGATGCTTCAAACAAGAAGTGCAGATGAACCAACAACACAATTTTATCGCTGTACAAAATGTAAGAATACTTGGCGTAATTACGCATAA
- a CDS encoding RpoL/Rpb11 RNA polymerase subunit family protein: MNAQVISSEAKEINLSITETDIGILYLIQHELLKESNIDFAGVIVKHPLTNECWMRINSSSKPLGEIKKATDSAIKMADEFKQLFNSKLKVN, from the coding sequence ATGAACGCACAAGTGATCAGTTCAGAAGCCAAAGAAATCAACCTTTCAATCACTGAAACCGACATTGGAATTTTGTACCTAATTCAACATGAGCTTCTAAAAGAATCAAATATTGATTTTGCAGGTGTTATTGTAAAACATCCACTTACAAATGAATGTTGGATGAGAATTAATTCTAGTTCAAAACCACTAGGTGAAATAAAGAAAGCAACAGATTCAGCAATAAAAATGGCAGATGAGTTCAAACAATTGTTTAATTCAAAACTTAAGGTAAATTAG
- a CDS encoding dual specificity protein phosphatase 23, producing the protein MSKPGNLWRKVHGKITKKPTNFSWLIEEKLAGSGMPTSFDEFGWIVNQGVKSIVTMTENALPDNWVQNIDYLHVPTPDFTAPDMEKIDSAVDFIHEQITNDQAVMVHCAAGMGRAGTILACYFVKYKNFSAEKAIQKIREERPGSIQSEVQELAIGFYEKHVKN; encoded by the coding sequence ATGAGCAAACCTGGTAATCTTTGGAGAAAAGTTCATGGAAAAATTACAAAAAAACCTACTAACTTTTCTTGGCTGATTGAAGAAAAATTAGCAGGATCAGGTATGCCAACAAGTTTTGATGAATTTGGTTGGATTGTAAATCAGGGTGTAAAATCAATTGTAACTATGACTGAAAACGCTTTACCTGATAATTGGGTACAAAATATTGATTATCTTCATGTACCTACACCTGATTTTACAGCTCCGGATATGGAAAAAATTGATTCTGCAGTAGATTTTATCCATGAACAAATTACAAATGATCAAGCAGTGATGGTTCATTGTGCAGCAGGAATGGGAAGAGCTGGAACAATACTTGCATGTTATTTTGTAAAATACAAAAATTTTTCCGCAGAGAAAGCTATTCAAAAAATTCGTGAAGAAAGACCAGGTTCCATTCAATCTGAAGTACAAGAACTAGCTATTGGTTTTTATGAAAAACATGTAAAAAATTAG
- a CDS encoding aminotransferase class V-fold PLP-dependent enzyme — protein MNLASKDISDDFPNSNKIYLNNASVSLMPTQSIEAMKDFLISYNSIGPDSKESEPFVTEKLRSVRKTIAKIISCQPDEVVLTQSTTDGINIVANGLAFNENSNMIIRGMTHEHHSNFFPWLKLKEKISIKNLTIDKDGFFKLEDLESLIDSNTKLVALSHALYNTGSILPISKIAKILDDEVPLFVDSAQTVGCIDVNVSKMNCNFMSFNGSKWLCGPMGTGLFYCNRKSSELLEPKTIGGESAIMYDDTNLAFKELPDKFQTGFRNYVGIVGLESSANYLLDFGIENIRKKNQHLSNLLREELSKIPKIILFGPEDPNTRTSIVSFNIDGMDSQELVDRLEKQNIILAVREIMEKKIVRASPHFFNTESEILSVIDAIKKL, from the coding sequence ATGAATTTAGCATCAAAAGATATCTCAGATGACTTTCCTAATTCTAATAAAATCTATCTAAATAATGCATCAGTTTCTCTAATGCCAACCCAAAGCATTGAAGCAATGAAAGATTTTCTAATATCATACAACTCTATTGGCCCTGATTCAAAGGAATCAGAACCGTTTGTAACTGAAAAACTAAGATCTGTAAGAAAAACAATAGCAAAAATTATCTCTTGTCAACCTGATGAAGTGGTTTTAACTCAAAGTACTACTGATGGGATCAATATTGTTGCAAACGGTCTTGCATTTAATGAAAATTCAAACATGATTATACGTGGAATGACTCATGAACACCATTCAAATTTTTTTCCATGGCTAAAACTAAAAGAAAAGATTTCCATAAAAAATCTTACAATTGACAAAGATGGGTTTTTCAAACTTGAAGATCTAGAATCACTAATAGACAGTAATACAAAATTAGTTGCTCTGAGCCACGCTTTGTATAACACTGGTTCAATTTTACCAATATCTAAAATCGCAAAAATTCTTGATGATGAGGTGCCTCTTTTTGTTGATAGCGCACAAACTGTAGGTTGTATTGATGTTAATGTTTCTAAAATGAATTGTAATTTTATGTCCTTTAATGGTTCAAAGTGGCTTTGTGGTCCTATGGGCACTGGTTTGTTTTATTGCAATAGAAAATCAAGCGAACTGTTAGAACCAAAAACTATTGGTGGAGAATCTGCCATTATGTATGATGATACAAATCTAGCATTCAAAGAACTTCCTGATAAATTCCAAACTGGATTTAGAAATTATGTTGGAATTGTTGGATTAGAATCTTCTGCAAATTACTTGCTTGATTTTGGAATTGAAAACATTCGTAAAAAAAATCAACATTTGTCAAATCTTCTCAGAGAAGAATTATCTAAAATTCCAAAAATTATTTTGTTTGGTCCTGAAGATCCTAATACTAGAACTAGTATTGTATCTTTTAATATTGATGGAATGGATTCTCAAGAACTTGTTGACAGACTTGAAAAACAAAACATAATCTTAGCTGTAAGAGAAATTATGGAAAAAAAGATTGTACGAGCATCACCTCATTTCTTTAACACTGAATCAGAAATACTATCAGTAATTGATGCAATAAAGAAACTATAG
- the pcn gene encoding proliferating cell nuclear antigen (pcna), with amino-acid sequence MTFGAKTSGSDDLKAIISAISTLVEEATFVATAEGISFRGMDPSHVALIDISWPNSAFEKYECDSDIKFGVRIDEFSKLIKRADKKDSIEISISEQNLLLVTVGKNKKYKMRLIESSATDTPLPKIPYDSKIILSSSKFDKILGDVQVVSDYLTIHTSDSKGDFSGKGDSGEVTIDLDKDDEDIEEISSKEDSVGTYSLEYLNPVVKAVGTTAGFITCEFSSAKPLRIEFKVANIGRIHFYLAPRVES; translated from the coding sequence TTGACTTTTGGAGCAAAAACAAGTGGTTCTGATGATCTAAAAGCAATTATCTCCGCAATTTCGACACTTGTTGAAGAAGCAACTTTTGTTGCAACAGCTGAAGGAATTTCTTTTAGAGGAATGGATCCATCTCATGTTGCTCTAATAGATATCTCATGGCCTAATTCTGCATTTGAAAAATATGAGTGTGACAGTGACATAAAATTTGGAGTAAGAATAGATGAATTTTCAAAACTTATCAAAAGAGCAGACAAAAAAGATAGTATAGAAATCAGCATTTCTGAACAAAATCTGTTACTTGTTACTGTAGGTAAAAATAAAAAATACAAAATGCGTTTAATTGAAAGCTCTGCAACAGATACACCATTGCCAAAAATTCCTTATGATTCTAAAATTATATTGTCCTCATCAAAGTTTGACAAGATTCTAGGTGATGTTCAGGTTGTGTCAGATTATCTGACAATACATACATCCGATTCTAAAGGAGATTTTTCAGGAAAAGGAGACTCTGGAGAAGTTACCATTGATTTAGATAAAGACGATGAAGATATTGAAGAGATCTCTTCAAAAGAAGATAGTGTTGGAACCTATAGTTTGGAGTATCTAAATCCTGTAGTAAAAGCAGTAGGAACCACTGCTGGCTTTATTACATGTGAATTTTCAAGCGCAAAACCACTCAGAATTGAATTCAAAGTAGCTAATATTGGTAGAATTCACTTTTACTTAGCTCCACGCGTGGAAAGTTAA
- a CDS encoding Lrp/AsnC ligand binding domain-containing protein encodes MPTAYVLLNSDLGSDESIINEVKQILTDEDVTYEVQGVYGVYDIVLKLSSDDAEKLRSIITNKIRKITKVQSTLTMMVIEEQENL; translated from the coding sequence GTGCCTACTGCATATGTTCTACTAAATTCTGATTTAGGATCAGATGAATCAATCATCAATGAAGTAAAGCAAATCCTTACAGATGAGGATGTCACCTATGAAGTTCAAGGTGTATACGGAGTATACGATATCGTCTTAAAATTGTCTTCAGATGATGCTGAAAAACTACGTTCAATTATCACCAATAAAATCAGGAAGATTACCAAAGTTCAATCTACTTTAACCATGATGGTCATAGAAGAACAAGAGAATCTATAG
- a CDS encoding cyclase family protein yields the protein MKPIDLTLTISKSIPSFPGSPKPQFIFWSNIKEDGYNLELLFLSSHTGTHLDAPFHFVKNGIKIDQIPLDRLMRQAILVKLKKSKNSPITKSEILQFEKKNGNIPNNSSVFFFTGWQKNLKNNNYFTENPGLALSAAKYLVQKKINLVGIDSPSIDLGQDESFTVHHVLSKNNILIVENLANLDKISSKEFNFTILPLKLKDATGSPVRAVAF from the coding sequence GTGAAACCGATAGATCTAACACTTACAATATCCAAATCTATTCCAAGTTTTCCCGGTTCTCCAAAACCACAGTTCATTTTTTGGTCAAATATCAAAGAAGATGGATATAATCTTGAGTTATTGTTTCTAAGCTCACATACTGGAACTCATCTTGACGCACCTTTTCATTTTGTTAAAAATGGTATCAAAATTGATCAGATTCCACTTGATAGACTAATGCGCCAAGCCATATTGGTCAAATTAAAAAAATCAAAAAATTCGCCCATCACAAAATCAGAAATTCTCCAATTCGAGAAAAAAAATGGAAATATTCCCAACAATTCATCTGTTTTCTTTTTTACCGGGTGGCAAAAAAATCTTAAAAATAATAATTATTTTACAGAGAATCCTGGACTAGCATTATCTGCTGCCAAATATCTTGTACAAAAAAAGATAAACCTTGTAGGCATTGATTCACCTAGCATTGATCTTGGACAAGATGAATCATTTACTGTTCATCATGTCTTATCAAAAAATAATATCTTGATAGTAGAAAACCTCGCAAATTTGGATAAAATTTCATCAAAGGAATTTAATTTTACAATTCTTCCGCTAAAACTAAAAGATGCAACAGGTTCTCCTGTAAGAGCCGTGGCATTCTAA